From a single Nothobranchius furzeri strain GRZ-AD chromosome 7, NfurGRZ-RIMD1, whole genome shotgun sequence genomic region:
- the LOC107382815 gene encoding xin actin-binding repeat-containing protein 1 isoform X1 translates to MEWDLRRTQSLRNMSSSGDRSIWTDTGLRDKTVSQLVARYQTTVEKSSGVQPTPVEKSEAKTKKALNEVASPSVKTPTTHLESLMKRNEEREKVGVKTNLTRSKSTGSLQNSTGSIEALMAVFESSDTAKRRVKSSFRMSNETQKYKADMPVVNGEDVHGTAREHKPPAENKKDHVAQKLANQVMNQSQIERRRTIAGVNFEKMAASEADEKRRSIADFRDNSFIQTKEILSVVSVKAISALYMSKVTNQGANNKTEQVQPRESGQKVKPTKIKEDFLQKMDDPPPFQPDEHVAELEQSQQLKPAQLSKQKLHQQRQKSELKRLLKHTHPELRMLDDVVDEEFAEVLSSETATVGETGYEGEVLSRCLIFENCGSSADVPPYTKNHMVHKGEEGCDSSENIPDDHKENTNSNDFHDLRPDFNDQVEEEMTRVDVQATRRMFESQSKSNPEKVQGNVSIILDKEKIKKSNKHSVKENVVDESKPRDLVDEPQGPCGPVSQTLTQHQHSGGDDFEDNTVPYTDLESGNIKTSATLLQNNPFISTNIEKEISHERTSMMPNQNITAREDCLTANVKNRTHLFESMPFDKIRHQNWDDIETMMENIKETLNFLFQVKAIQSSGTIIEVNETMRAKKAKFILSEGVPEINYDEVAEGGAQNFIVQLLPRVNLKPQITYLKEDKEGSMKAAVVDVLVHQHQFNPNKDTEFKTANVVQLVEDILNQDNSLRKGVIIQEDAAVLVYSLYKYFDEEDVKSYSPPKPADYKESETVTGCMSKTDETSTKSGPQETSEEQTCWESTWPRLKVNVKLFKSCIEKGDLEYLKSLQGDEPTAETEEPSQNKIDVEWDEEPNQEQRGDLSGDGISEYAPVDVKRLKSIFSEDKNQIQGTCFQSAITSNASGKRQSSNECNVRSLHHQHAKNTFRENEDVPQDDGRVYQAELADVVNDVDENCDLQTAIQDLQQATKEAKSLYQSFEESQKICTEEKSDGVKLSRTEMELSQENIDAEVKSGMELSWNKPLLTSDITSEHESEWKHKNSDDNPEKLQTAETCRTALDEKQPNPTSHSSHKMPQPEEEEVVFEGKIQAALESLEKSNINVTRGDFRAAMIYRNASNSHQRTSQTNKNQNTTELRPAQVQPEQEVTETVHGPNTVVSKQTKTPIGPKPPLPPKPEHLKSKQGDTHPATTINPETTEIFTVRTKETAPHVPQSCIMQNKQPLIKSTNESMTGHESLDNDKQTLQQSEPRHQVQVNLESIAVNGQQTKAGEDPERGNMNETEEHHIDFHGACQKFEGKKAISVKTAPVKPKRQKCAKLNVKNPKYQPGGNTGDQSVLTNPSTRGITTEREDKSEKDTKQVSKVEMREKKGRTETEDERRQRLSIHMDEIVRGNVVKATEIFDNLRKQEQLQIILSRVEEIEQDTSKVDVPSLRRVFESVPEWVVGPNKKKQKNIRSRCKEKPVPSPPDKTESKSSMEHVYGDLERASEEIINLKEQTLARLKDIEDTIRKALYSVSALKSDSDIAGLSRLLKESMGTFQGPLSSGNSREMNTQEAQESVIPPQNTSASAIKQQIPPSNPPTLSLTLQSAIRKMDENSMEAPTCLPCLQSPKAEERFRTTKTFKCNSSDRSEKGRQKQGHSQQDANQEMSVLEVQTDHEGKSIMGTKTVSENYERTDNSGNKVYTSKTSTVLGQALPSRHSTHPQFHLSESQGFDV, encoded by the exons ATGGAGTGGGACCTGAGACGCACCCAGTCACTGAGGAACATGTCCTCATCAGGAGACAGGTCCATCTGGACGGACACAGGACTCCGGGACAAGACTGTGTCCCAGTTAGTGGCCAG GTATCAAACTACTGTGGAAAAAAGCTCAGGTGTTCAACCAACTCCAGTGGAAAAATCAGAAGCAAAGACAAAGAAAGCGTTAAACGAG GTGGCATCACCTTCAGTGAAAACTCCAACAACTCACCTGGAGTCCCTGATGAAAAGAAATGAAGAGCGAGAAAAAGTCGGAGTCAAAACCAACCTGACTCGCAGCAAATCAACGGGTAGCCTTCAAAACAGCACAGGGTCCATTGAGGCCCTTATGGCTGTGTTTGAGTCGAGCGACACTGCCAAAAGGAGAGTAAAGAGCAGCTTTAGGATGTCAAATGAAACACAGAAGTACAAAGCTGACATGCCAGTGGTGAATGGAGAGGATGTGCATGGCACTGCAAGAGAGCATAAACCACCTGCTGAGAATAAAAAGGATCATGTGGCTCAAAAG TTGGCGAATCAGGTGATGAACCAGTCCCAGATTGAGAGGAGAAGAACGATAGCCGGCGTTAATTTTGAAAAGATGGCCGCATCTGAAGCAG ATGAAAAAAGGAGATCGATTGCAGACTTCAGAGACAACTCTTTCATCCAGACCAAAGAGATCCTGTCAGTCGTGTCAGTCAAAGCCATATCTGCTCTCTATATGTCAAAAGTGACCAATCAGGGTGCCAATAACAAAACG GAGCAGGTTCAGCCACGTGAATCTGGGCAAAAAGTAAAACCAACAAAG ATTAAAGAAGACTTCCTCCAAAAGATGGACGACCCCCCACCGTTTCAACCAGACGAACATGTGGCAGAACTAGAACAATCTCAACAATTAAAGCCAGCTCAGCTTTCCAAACAAAAGCTGCACCAACAACGTCAGAAAAGTGAGCTGAAGAGGCTCCTGAAACACACCCACCCAGAGCTGAGGATGCTGGATGATGTGGTGGACGAGGAGTTTGCTGAGGTCCTGAGCTCAGAAACGGCGACAGTTGGTGAAACTGGATACGAGGGAGAGGTCCTTTCAAGATGCTTGATATTTGAGAACTGTGGCTCCAGCGCTGATGTGCCTCCTTACACAAAGAACCATATGGTGCATAAAGGAGAGGAAGGATGTGATTCTAGTGAAAACATCCCTGATGATcataaagaaaacacaaacagcaATGATTTTCATGATTTAAGACCAGATTTTAATGATCAGGTTGAAGAAGAGATGACAAGAGTGGACGTTCAGGCCACCAGAAGAATGTTTGAGAGTCAGTCCAAGTCAAATCCTGAGAAGGTTCAAGGGAATGTATCTATAATTTTGGATAAAGAAAAGATTAAAAAATCAAACAAACATTCTGTCAAAGAAAATGTAGTAGATGAAAGTAAACCCAGAGATTTGGTGGATGAGCCTCAAGGGCCGTGTGGTCCTGTTAGTCAAACCCTAACCCAACACCAACACTCTGGTGGGGACGACTTTGAAGACAACACTGTGCCTTATACTGACTTGGAAAGTGGAAACATAAAAACAAGTGCTACCCTTCTCCAAAACAACCCTTTCATCTCAACAAACATAGAAAAGGAGATTTCCCACGAGCGCACATCCATGATGCCAAATCAAAATATCACAGCACGTGAGGACTGCCTGACAGCCAACGTAAAGAACAGAACTCACCTTTTTGAATCGATGCCATTTGACAAGATTAGGCATCAGAACTGGGATGACATTGAGACGATGATGGAAAACATCAAGGAAACTTTGAATTTCCTGTTTCAAGTTAAAGCCATCCAATCTTCTGGGACAATAATCGAGGTAAATGAGACAATGAGAGCCAAAAAGGCTAAATTCATCTTATCAGAGGGTGTACCTGAGATCAATTATGATGAAGTTGCTGAAGGTGGTGCACAAAACTTTATAGTCCAGCTGCTACCACGGGTAAACCTAAAACCTCAGATCACCTACCTAAAGGAGGATAAAGAAGGGTCTATGAAGGCCGCGGTGGTGGATGTACTGGTCCACCAGCATCAGTTCAACCCAAACAAAGACACAGAGTTCAAAACCGCCAACGTGGTCCAGCTTGTTGAAGATATTCTCAATCAGGACAACTCTCTGAGGAAAGGAGTGATTATCCAAGAAGACGCGGCAGTCCTCGTTTATTCCCTCTACAAGTACTTTGATGAAGAAGACGTGAAGAGTTATAGCCCTCCAAAACCTGCAGACTATAAAGAATCTGAGACAGTAACAGGCTGCATGAGTAAAACAGATGAAACATCAACCAAAAGTGGCCCTCAAGAAACATCTGAAGAGCAAACCTGCTGGGAGTCAACCTGGCCTCGCCTAAAGGTTAATGTAAAGCTCTTCAAGAGCTGTATCGAAAAGGGGGACTTGGAGTATTTAAAATCTCTTCAGGGTGATGAACCAACAGCTGAAACGGAGGAACCATCTCAAAACAAAATAGATGTTGAATGGGATGAAGAACCTAACCAGGAACAAAGAGGAGATCTGTCTGGGGACGGTATCTCAGAGTACGCCCCAGTAGATGTGAAGAGATTAAAAAGCATTTtctctgaagataaaaatcaaaTCCAGGGTACGTGTTTCCAGTCTGCTATTACTTCTAATGCATCTGGAAAAAGACAGTCCTCTAATGAATGTAATGTCCGATCTTTACACCACCAGCATGCTAAGAATACCTTTAGAGAGAATGAAGATGTACCACAGGATGATGGAAGGGTTTACCAAGCAGAGTTAGCAGATGTTGTGAATGATGTAGATGAGAACTGTGATCTACAAACTGCTATCCAAGATCTTCAGCAAGCCACAAAAGAGGCTAAATCATTGTATCAGTCATTTGAAGAGTCACAAAAAATCTGTACAGAAGAAAAATCAGATGGTGTGAAATTATCAAGAACAGAAATGGAATTATCTCAGGAAAATATTGATGCAGAAGTTAAATCAGGCATGGAGCTGAGTTGGAATAAACCCTTATTAACTTCAGATATTACCTCAGAACATGAATCAGAATGGAAACACAAAAACTCAGATGACAATCCAGAGAAACTTCAAACTGCTGAGACTTGTAGAACAGCATTAGATGAGAAACAGCCCAATCCGACATCACATAGTTCACACAAAATGCCCCAACCAGAAGAGGAGGAAGTTGTTTTTGAAGGTAAAATTCAAGCAGCTTTGGAATCCTTGGAAAAGTCCAACATtaatgttacaagaggagatttcAGAGCTGCAATGATATACAGAAACGCTTCCAATTCTCATCAAAGAACatcacaaacaaataaaaaccaaaATACTACGGAGCTTCGCCCAGCTCAAGTCCAACCAGAGCAAGAAGTGACTGAAACAGTACATGGACCTAATACCGTTGTTTCAAAGCAAACTAAAACACCCATTGGTCCTAAACCGCCGCTCCCTCCTAAACCTGAACATCTAAAGAGTAAACAAGGAGATACTCATCCAGCTACAACAATAAATCCAGAGACAACTGAGATTTTTACGGTGAGAACCAAAGAAACGGCTCCTCATGTTCCGCAATCATGCATAATGCAAAATAAGCAGCCTCTGATTAAATCTACCAATGAGTCAATGACTGGTCATGAAAGTTTGGATAATGATAAGCAGACGTTGCAACAAAGTGAACCAAGGCATCAGGTTCAAGTCAACTTAGAAAGTATTGCTGTCAATGGGCAACAGACAAAGGCTGGGGAAGATCCAGAAAGGGGCAACATGAACGAAACCGAAGAACACCACATAGATTTTCATGGAGCGTGTCAGAAATTTGAAGGTAAAAAGGCAATTTCAGTTAAGACTGCCCCCGTAAAACCAAAGAGACAAAAATGTGCCAAATTAAATGTCAAGAACCCAAAGTACCAACCAGGAGGTAACACAGGAGATCAATCTGTTCTGACTAACCCTTCAACCCGTGGAATAACCACTGAGAGAGAAGACAAGTCTGAAAAAGACACAAAGCAAGTCAGCAAAGTGGAGATGAGGGAAAAGAAAGGACGAACCGAAACAGAGGACGAGCGGCGACAGCGACTGTCAATACATATGGACGAAATTGTGAGAGGGAACGTCGTGAAAGCCACGGAGATTTTTGACAACTTGAGAAAGCAAGAACAACTGCAGATAATTCTCAGTCGTGTTGAGGAAATTGAACAGGACACAAGCAAAGTAGATGTACCGTCTCTCAGGAGAGTGTTTGAGAGTGTTCCCGAATGGGTTGTTGGTccaaacaaaaagaaacaaaaaaatatcCGATCAAGATGCAAAGAGAAGCCGGTTCCATCACCACCCGATAAAACGGAAAGCAAGTCCTCCATGGAACACGTTTATGGAGATCTTGAGCGTGCGAGTGAGGAGATCATAAATCTAAAAGAACAGACGTTAGCTAGGCTCAAGGACATAGAAGACACCATCAGGAAGGCCCTTTATTCTGTGTCTGCACTGAAATCTGACTCAGATATTGCAGGTTTATCACGTTTATTGAAAGAGTCAATGGGGACATTTCAAGGACCATTGTCTTCAGGCAACAGTAGAGAAATGAATACCCAGGAAGCACAGGAAAGTGTCATCCCACCACAAAACACAAGTGCTAGTGCTATAAAACAACAAATTCCTCCATCTAACCCCCCAACCCTAAGCCTAACTCTTCAGTCAGCAATTCGAAAAATGGACGAAAACTCAATGGAAGCCCCCACCTGTCTGCCGTGTCTGCAGAGCCCAAAGGCTGAAGAGCGGTTTCGGACGACAAAGACATTTAAGTGCAACAGCTCTGACAGGAGTGAAAAAGGAAGGCAAAAACAAGGTCACAGTCAACAAGACGCTAACCAAGAGATGAGTGTGCTGGAAGTACAAACGGACCACGAAGGGAAAAGCATCATGGGGACAAAAACTGTCTCAGAAAACTACGAGAGGACTGACAACTCTGGAAACAAGGTGTACACGTCCAAAACGTCCACGGTCCTTGGTCAGGCTCTTCCATCGAGGCACTCTACACATCCACAGTTTCATCTGTCAGAAAGTCAGGGGTTTGATGTCTAA
- the LOC107382815 gene encoding xin actin-binding repeat-containing protein 1 isoform X2 translates to MSKVTNQGANNKTEQVQPRESGQKVKPTKIKEDFLQKMDDPPPFQPDEHVAELEQSQQLKPAQLSKQKLHQQRQKSELKRLLKHTHPELRMLDDVVDEEFAEVLSSETATVGETGYEGEVLSRCLIFENCGSSADVPPYTKNHMVHKGEEGCDSSENIPDDHKENTNSNDFHDLRPDFNDQVEEEMTRVDVQATRRMFESQSKSNPEKVQGNVSIILDKEKIKKSNKHSVKENVVDESKPRDLVDEPQGPCGPVSQTLTQHQHSGGDDFEDNTVPYTDLESGNIKTSATLLQNNPFISTNIEKEISHERTSMMPNQNITAREDCLTANVKNRTHLFESMPFDKIRHQNWDDIETMMENIKETLNFLFQVKAIQSSGTIIEVNETMRAKKAKFILSEGVPEINYDEVAEGGAQNFIVQLLPRVNLKPQITYLKEDKEGSMKAAVVDVLVHQHQFNPNKDTEFKTANVVQLVEDILNQDNSLRKGVIIQEDAAVLVYSLYKYFDEEDVKSYSPPKPADYKESETVTGCMSKTDETSTKSGPQETSEEQTCWESTWPRLKVNVKLFKSCIEKGDLEYLKSLQGDEPTAETEEPSQNKIDVEWDEEPNQEQRGDLSGDGISEYAPVDVKRLKSIFSEDKNQIQGTCFQSAITSNASGKRQSSNECNVRSLHHQHAKNTFRENEDVPQDDGRVYQAELADVVNDVDENCDLQTAIQDLQQATKEAKSLYQSFEESQKICTEEKSDGVKLSRTEMELSQENIDAEVKSGMELSWNKPLLTSDITSEHESEWKHKNSDDNPEKLQTAETCRTALDEKQPNPTSHSSHKMPQPEEEEVVFEGKIQAALESLEKSNINVTRGDFRAAMIYRNASNSHQRTSQTNKNQNTTELRPAQVQPEQEVTETVHGPNTVVSKQTKTPIGPKPPLPPKPEHLKSKQGDTHPATTINPETTEIFTVRTKETAPHVPQSCIMQNKQPLIKSTNESMTGHESLDNDKQTLQQSEPRHQVQVNLESIAVNGQQTKAGEDPERGNMNETEEHHIDFHGACQKFEGKKAISVKTAPVKPKRQKCAKLNVKNPKYQPGGNTGDQSVLTNPSTRGITTEREDKSEKDTKQVSKVEMREKKGRTETEDERRQRLSIHMDEIVRGNVVKATEIFDNLRKQEQLQIILSRVEEIEQDTSKVDVPSLRRVFESVPEWVVGPNKKKQKNIRSRCKEKPVPSPPDKTESKSSMEHVYGDLERASEEIINLKEQTLARLKDIEDTIRKALYSVSALKSDSDIAGLSRLLKESMGTFQGPLSSGNSREMNTQEAQESVIPPQNTSASAIKQQIPPSNPPTLSLTLQSAIRKMDENSMEAPTCLPCLQSPKAEERFRTTKTFKCNSSDRSEKGRQKQGHSQQDANQEMSVLEVQTDHEGKSIMGTKTVSENYERTDNSGNKVYTSKTSTVLGQALPSRHSTHPQFHLSESQGFDV, encoded by the exons ATGTCAAAAGTGACCAATCAGGGTGCCAATAACAAAACG GAGCAGGTTCAGCCACGTGAATCTGGGCAAAAAGTAAAACCAACAAAG ATTAAAGAAGACTTCCTCCAAAAGATGGACGACCCCCCACCGTTTCAACCAGACGAACATGTGGCAGAACTAGAACAATCTCAACAATTAAAGCCAGCTCAGCTTTCCAAACAAAAGCTGCACCAACAACGTCAGAAAAGTGAGCTGAAGAGGCTCCTGAAACACACCCACCCAGAGCTGAGGATGCTGGATGATGTGGTGGACGAGGAGTTTGCTGAGGTCCTGAGCTCAGAAACGGCGACAGTTGGTGAAACTGGATACGAGGGAGAGGTCCTTTCAAGATGCTTGATATTTGAGAACTGTGGCTCCAGCGCTGATGTGCCTCCTTACACAAAGAACCATATGGTGCATAAAGGAGAGGAAGGATGTGATTCTAGTGAAAACATCCCTGATGATcataaagaaaacacaaacagcaATGATTTTCATGATTTAAGACCAGATTTTAATGATCAGGTTGAAGAAGAGATGACAAGAGTGGACGTTCAGGCCACCAGAAGAATGTTTGAGAGTCAGTCCAAGTCAAATCCTGAGAAGGTTCAAGGGAATGTATCTATAATTTTGGATAAAGAAAAGATTAAAAAATCAAACAAACATTCTGTCAAAGAAAATGTAGTAGATGAAAGTAAACCCAGAGATTTGGTGGATGAGCCTCAAGGGCCGTGTGGTCCTGTTAGTCAAACCCTAACCCAACACCAACACTCTGGTGGGGACGACTTTGAAGACAACACTGTGCCTTATACTGACTTGGAAAGTGGAAACATAAAAACAAGTGCTACCCTTCTCCAAAACAACCCTTTCATCTCAACAAACATAGAAAAGGAGATTTCCCACGAGCGCACATCCATGATGCCAAATCAAAATATCACAGCACGTGAGGACTGCCTGACAGCCAACGTAAAGAACAGAACTCACCTTTTTGAATCGATGCCATTTGACAAGATTAGGCATCAGAACTGGGATGACATTGAGACGATGATGGAAAACATCAAGGAAACTTTGAATTTCCTGTTTCAAGTTAAAGCCATCCAATCTTCTGGGACAATAATCGAGGTAAATGAGACAATGAGAGCCAAAAAGGCTAAATTCATCTTATCAGAGGGTGTACCTGAGATCAATTATGATGAAGTTGCTGAAGGTGGTGCACAAAACTTTATAGTCCAGCTGCTACCACGGGTAAACCTAAAACCTCAGATCACCTACCTAAAGGAGGATAAAGAAGGGTCTATGAAGGCCGCGGTGGTGGATGTACTGGTCCACCAGCATCAGTTCAACCCAAACAAAGACACAGAGTTCAAAACCGCCAACGTGGTCCAGCTTGTTGAAGATATTCTCAATCAGGACAACTCTCTGAGGAAAGGAGTGATTATCCAAGAAGACGCGGCAGTCCTCGTTTATTCCCTCTACAAGTACTTTGATGAAGAAGACGTGAAGAGTTATAGCCCTCCAAAACCTGCAGACTATAAAGAATCTGAGACAGTAACAGGCTGCATGAGTAAAACAGATGAAACATCAACCAAAAGTGGCCCTCAAGAAACATCTGAAGAGCAAACCTGCTGGGAGTCAACCTGGCCTCGCCTAAAGGTTAATGTAAAGCTCTTCAAGAGCTGTATCGAAAAGGGGGACTTGGAGTATTTAAAATCTCTTCAGGGTGATGAACCAACAGCTGAAACGGAGGAACCATCTCAAAACAAAATAGATGTTGAATGGGATGAAGAACCTAACCAGGAACAAAGAGGAGATCTGTCTGGGGACGGTATCTCAGAGTACGCCCCAGTAGATGTGAAGAGATTAAAAAGCATTTtctctgaagataaaaatcaaaTCCAGGGTACGTGTTTCCAGTCTGCTATTACTTCTAATGCATCTGGAAAAAGACAGTCCTCTAATGAATGTAATGTCCGATCTTTACACCACCAGCATGCTAAGAATACCTTTAGAGAGAATGAAGATGTACCACAGGATGATGGAAGGGTTTACCAAGCAGAGTTAGCAGATGTTGTGAATGATGTAGATGAGAACTGTGATCTACAAACTGCTATCCAAGATCTTCAGCAAGCCACAAAAGAGGCTAAATCATTGTATCAGTCATTTGAAGAGTCACAAAAAATCTGTACAGAAGAAAAATCAGATGGTGTGAAATTATCAAGAACAGAAATGGAATTATCTCAGGAAAATATTGATGCAGAAGTTAAATCAGGCATGGAGCTGAGTTGGAATAAACCCTTATTAACTTCAGATATTACCTCAGAACATGAATCAGAATGGAAACACAAAAACTCAGATGACAATCCAGAGAAACTTCAAACTGCTGAGACTTGTAGAACAGCATTAGATGAGAAACAGCCCAATCCGACATCACATAGTTCACACAAAATGCCCCAACCAGAAGAGGAGGAAGTTGTTTTTGAAGGTAAAATTCAAGCAGCTTTGGAATCCTTGGAAAAGTCCAACATtaatgttacaagaggagatttcAGAGCTGCAATGATATACAGAAACGCTTCCAATTCTCATCAAAGAACatcacaaacaaataaaaaccaaaATACTACGGAGCTTCGCCCAGCTCAAGTCCAACCAGAGCAAGAAGTGACTGAAACAGTACATGGACCTAATACCGTTGTTTCAAAGCAAACTAAAACACCCATTGGTCCTAAACCGCCGCTCCCTCCTAAACCTGAACATCTAAAGAGTAAACAAGGAGATACTCATCCAGCTACAACAATAAATCCAGAGACAACTGAGATTTTTACGGTGAGAACCAAAGAAACGGCTCCTCATGTTCCGCAATCATGCATAATGCAAAATAAGCAGCCTCTGATTAAATCTACCAATGAGTCAATGACTGGTCATGAAAGTTTGGATAATGATAAGCAGACGTTGCAACAAAGTGAACCAAGGCATCAGGTTCAAGTCAACTTAGAAAGTATTGCTGTCAATGGGCAACAGACAAAGGCTGGGGAAGATCCAGAAAGGGGCAACATGAACGAAACCGAAGAACACCACATAGATTTTCATGGAGCGTGTCAGAAATTTGAAGGTAAAAAGGCAATTTCAGTTAAGACTGCCCCCGTAAAACCAAAGAGACAAAAATGTGCCAAATTAAATGTCAAGAACCCAAAGTACCAACCAGGAGGTAACACAGGAGATCAATCTGTTCTGACTAACCCTTCAACCCGTGGAATAACCACTGAGAGAGAAGACAAGTCTGAAAAAGACACAAAGCAAGTCAGCAAAGTGGAGATGAGGGAAAAGAAAGGACGAACCGAAACAGAGGACGAGCGGCGACAGCGACTGTCAATACATATGGACGAAATTGTGAGAGGGAACGTCGTGAAAGCCACGGAGATTTTTGACAACTTGAGAAAGCAAGAACAACTGCAGATAATTCTCAGTCGTGTTGAGGAAATTGAACAGGACACAAGCAAAGTAGATGTACCGTCTCTCAGGAGAGTGTTTGAGAGTGTTCCCGAATGGGTTGTTGGTccaaacaaaaagaaacaaaaaaatatcCGATCAAGATGCAAAGAGAAGCCGGTTCCATCACCACCCGATAAAACGGAAAGCAAGTCCTCCATGGAACACGTTTATGGAGATCTTGAGCGTGCGAGTGAGGAGATCATAAATCTAAAAGAACAGACGTTAGCTAGGCTCAAGGACATAGAAGACACCATCAGGAAGGCCCTTTATTCTGTGTCTGCACTGAAATCTGACTCAGATATTGCAGGTTTATCACGTTTATTGAAAGAGTCAATGGGGACATTTCAAGGACCATTGTCTTCAGGCAACAGTAGAGAAATGAATACCCAGGAAGCACAGGAAAGTGTCATCCCACCACAAAACACAAGTGCTAGTGCTATAAAACAACAAATTCCTCCATCTAACCCCCCAACCCTAAGCCTAACTCTTCAGTCAGCAATTCGAAAAATGGACGAAAACTCAATGGAAGCCCCCACCTGTCTGCCGTGTCTGCAGAGCCCAAAGGCTGAAGAGCGGTTTCGGACGACAAAGACATTTAAGTGCAACAGCTCTGACAGGAGTGAAAAAGGAAGGCAAAAACAAGGTCACAGTCAACAAGACGCTAACCAAGAGATGAGTGTGCTGGAAGTACAAACGGACCACGAAGGGAAAAGCATCATGGGGACAAAAACTGTCTCAGAAAACTACGAGAGGACTGACAACTCTGGAAACAAGGTGTACACGTCCAAAACGTCCACGGTCCTTGGTCAGGCTCTTCCATCGAGGCACTCTACACATCCACAGTTTCATCTGTCAGAAAGTCAGGGGTTTGATGTCTAA